A window of Paramormyrops kingsleyae isolate MSU_618 unplaced genomic scaffold, PKINGS_0.4 ups38, whole genome shotgun sequence contains these coding sequences:
- the LOC140586312 gene encoding serine/threonine-protein kinase PLK3-like codes for MACPQRRHEVPEIIFDHRNERFYRRLELLGEGGFAQCFKMMDIFTGEIFAVKVIPIKHSDGIKESLREVVLLKLLQHQHVVNFSHHVEDDKFLYIFMELCSRGSMLDLLQEREILSKPEVRYYLRQLIGALRHIHGKGIVHRDLKLENLLLTEALGLKVADFGLATKLEPLESRQKRFCGTREYAAPEVWKREGHGPESDVWALGCIMYTMLVGAYPFDGDAEEIKQRVTKVEYTLPKSLSSSAKKLISWILQKNPQDRPTLEQILNHKFFTKGFTPEEIPSNSYHKVPRFRAVKRVKHFVVRLFRRIFGQRRPKDMPQMKTSRENSGPFIYSRGVLTFFSEGHIGKNIPRAGPTC; via the exons ATGGCTTGTCCTCAGCGGAGACACGAAGTTCCTGAGATCATCTTTGATCACAGAAATGAGCGATTTTACCGCAGACTCGAACTGTTGGGAGAA GGAGGTTTTGCCCAATGCTTCAAGATGATGGACATTTTCACTGGAGAGATTTTTGCAGTGAAGGTGATTCCGATAAAGCACTCTGATGGAATAAAAGAG AGTCTCCGAGAAGtggtgctgctgaagctgctgcaaCACCAGCATGTTGTTAACTTCTCCCATCATGTAGAAGATGACAAATTCTTGTATATCTTCATGGAGCTGTGCAGTAGGGGG TCAATGCTAGACCTCCTTCAGGAACGAGAAATCCTGAGCAAGCCAGAAGTGCGATATTACTTGAGACAGCTCATTGGGGCCTTACGACACATCCATGGCAAAGGCATTGTCCACAGGGACCTCAAATTAG AGAACTTATTATTAACGGAGGCCTTGGGATTAAAAGTGGCCGACTTTGGACTGGCCACCAAGCTGGAGCCACTGGAAAGCAGGCAGAA acGCTTTTGTGGGACGAGAGAGTATGCGGCTCCTGAAGTGTGGAAGAGGGAGGGACACGGGCCAGAGTCAGATGTCTGGGCGCTGGGgtgtatcat GTATACGATGCTTGTTGGTGCATACCCCTTTGATGGCGACGCTGAAGAAATCAAGCAGCGTGTCACTAAAGTAGAGTACACTCTACCAAAGTCCCTCTCCTCATCAGCCAAGAAACTGATTTCTTGGATCCTGCAAAAGAATCCACAGGATCGGCCCACATTGGAGCAAATCCTGAACCATAAGTTCTTCACTAAG GGCTTCACTCCGGAGGAAATTCCATCAAACAGCTACCACAAGGTGCCAAGATTCAGAGCAGTGAAACGCGTAAAGCACTTCGTCGTCAGGCTGTTCCGGCGCATATTTGGACAAAGGAGACCCAAAG ATATGCCCCAAATGAAAACCAGCAGAGAGAACAGCGGCCCTTTcatctacagcaggggtgtacTAACTTTTTTTAGTGAGGGCCACATAGGGAAAAATATTCCGAGGGCTGGGCCAACTTGCTAG